In Nitrososphaerota archaeon, the genomic window TAAATGCTCTTTATGTTGTAGTCAGAACGTCCTTTTTTGGGAGAATCCTCCAGCATGGAATTTCTGAGCATGATAGTTGTCATGCCAACCTTTTCTGCCGTCTCTATCTCCATTTCGTATCTGTCTCCAACATAGGCGCAATCCCGTAGCGAAACATTAAGTTTCTTGGCGATATAGATGTACGGCTCTTCAGACGGCTTGAGTTCAGTTTCTGTGGAAGTTGCCATAATATCGAAAGTTCCCTGCGAAATTCCAAGCGCTTCTAATATCTTCCCAACCAGAGGACGGCCTGTATTGGTCAGCAATCCTAGCTTGTAGCCCTTTGCCCGTAATTGCTTAAGCATCTTTGCAAGCTTTGTGTCCTTTTTGATGAGTTCTTTGCATGGTACCTTAGCAGCCATTGTAGTGTAAAATTGCGATCTAGAAACTCCCATCAGCTCTACTCTTCTTGTAAATCCTATAGTGCTCTTTCTTAGCTCTGACATTCTTGCTGACACATCGCTATTCGAGATTTTCAGAATCCTTGACAAAATAGATATGGCATACTCGTTGTATGCATCATAGTATCTCTTAGAAGCGTTAATCGTACCATCCAGGTCAAAGATTATCGCCTTTATCGCCATTTT contains:
- a CDS encoding HAD family hydrolase, which encodes MAIKAIIFDLDGTINASKRYYDAYNEYAISILSRILKISNSDVSARMSELRKSTIGFTRRVELMGVSRSQFYTTMAAKVPCKELIKKDTKLAKMLKQLRAKGYKLGLLTNTGRPLVGKILEALGISQGTFDIMATSTETELKPSEEPYIYIAKKLNVSLRDCAYVGDRYEMEIETAEKVGMTTIMLRNSMLEDSPKKGRSDYNIKSIYEIPSFLKAQHKISLSRTTSGG